TACTGTTCACTTATTTTTTCTCAGTATTTCAATAATTTAATTGTGGATCAATGTTTGCTGATTTGAATTTTTATAAGGCTAAGACTGTTATTAATACTTTGGGGCTATATTAATAAATCAAATATCAATACGTCAAACAAAAGTATCGTTATTCCTAATATCACTCACTTTTTTAGCTATGCCGATCGAGTTCGTTCTTTGTACGTTTGAGCAACTTGCGAAATTGCCTTCTCTGAATCTTTTTAATCTCTTGATGCTATACCTCTTTTCACTGTTTCTCCCCGCAGTTGGACTTATAGTCTTTATGAAAAATACAAGAAAAACCTCATCTAGATGGTATTGGGGAATTTTACTTCTTCTGGGACTTATTCTAAATACGTTTCTCAGGGATGCTATGTTTATGGTTCCGTATAACATAAATGCTGTTAACCTCGTTTATGGTCAGCCATTCATTGCCACTTTTCCCATTCTTTATAAATGGCACATTCTAGAGCGTATATCTCCTATGAACATCAATCTCATGTTTTTCATTTCTATCTTCTTTTCTGTTGCTGCTGCACTATTCTGTCTTTCAGTCCCGGAAGAAAAAAGAAAAAAATTTATGTTACCTTTTGTATTCTCTCTCATCGCAGTACTTTCAAAATTGATCCAATTTATAGTACAACGACGTCCAGATAATCCTTCGCTTGAAATATTTCCAAATGAAACTATGTCCTATTACACTTTTGTCATATTTTCATTGGCTATTTTCTTCCTTGGTTTATCCTTCATAGAAATAGCTGTTAACTATGAACATGTAATGCCTGACGCTGTTAAATATAAGTAGTTACAAGCATCTCGTCGAGCCTATCCCAAAACATTACCTAATGCATTCATTATTGTCACCAATGTTACAACTCCTATTTTGGCATTATATGATTTTTGGATAGGTGTCAAGGCCGGTGAATAATTCCTCATTTTAGCCGGATTAAAATTCCCCAATTTCCAATCCTTGAGAAAAGCTCGAGGATCGTAAATCATGCTGAAAACGGAGGAAAACCCATTGTCAAGGACTTCGTACAAAAAATCCGACCTGAGCAGGGAGTCCCTGCTGTACTCCGCTGCGAAACAAAACCAGGCGTACAGGCTCAGGTTGACTGGGCAGAGATAGGAACAGTTGAGGTTGATGGAAAGATAAAGAAACTCTTTTGCTTCAACATGATTCTTGGATATTCCAGAATGAGATATGTTGAATTTACACTGAGCATAGACACCCCCACTCTTATTCAGCGTCATCTGAACGCTTTTGAGTACTTTGGAGGATTTACACCGGAGATTCTCTACGATAACATGAAACAGGTTGTTATCAAAAGAGCCTTAAAATCATCCGATTCTGAATGGAACTCACAGTTTGAAGATTTCTTCAAATGCGTTGGTTTTATTCCACGGTTATGCAGGCCTTACAGGCCTCAGACAAAAGGTAAAATTGAAATACAGTTGGTTTTGTCAAGAGGGATTTCTTCCTTGGAAGACGATTTACCTTTCTCGAAGACCTGAACGGCCAAGTTCACAGGTGGTTGGAAAGGGTAAATTCAACTGTCCACGGAACAACCTATCAAATCCCCTCTTGAACATTTTAAGGAGGAGAACCTGAGCCCTCTGGATCAGGTTCCTCCTTACAAAGTTGTCCATAAGGAAACCAGAAAGGTCTCCAGAGACTGTTATATTTCTTTCCTTAGAAATAAGTATTCTGTTCCTTACAGAAAAGAAACACAGGGAATCTGCTGCAATTGAGAGAATGATGAAAAGTGCAGTTTTTCCCGTTAGAAAGACTCTTGAGGAATTCGATTTTGAATTTCAGAAATCCATTGATAAAAAAGTAATCGAAGACCTTGCAACCTTGAGATTTGTCCATAATTCAGAGAATGTCGTTTTCCTTGGTCCTCCTGGAGTTGGCAAGTCTCATCTTGCAATAGCTCTTGGGATTGAAGTAGCAAAAGCAGGGATTTCGGTTCATTTTACCAATACAGGAAACCTTATCGAGAAGTTGAAAATAGCGAATCGAGAAGGAATGCTTGAAAAGAAACTAAGGGACTCGATGAAATATAAAGTGCTGATAATTGACGAAATAGGGCATCTCCCATTTGACGAAGAAGGAGCTCACTGCCTATTTCAGTTGATCTCAAGACGTTATGAAAAGAGCTCAACGATCTTGACATCAAATAAGTCGTATGGAGAATGGGGAGAGATATTCAAAGACCATGTAATAGCGGCTGCTGTACTTGATAGGATTCTCCACCACTCAACTACGATTAACATCAAAGGGGAAAGTTACAGGTTGAAAGAAAGGAAAAAACAGGGAATAAAAACAGGAAATATTTACCAGTAATTTCTAACGAGTTTATAAAAAATTGAGTAAACTTTATATTAAAAGATGAGGAAAAGTAATCCGGCTAAAATGGGGAAAAGTAAACCGGCATTGACACACATATTATGAGGGACTGAAAATCTCCACTTTTCAGGTGTTGGTATGAGCAAAATCAATAAGGAAATCATTTTTTTTATTATTTTTTTTATTCTCGTAATGATTGCTGGACAATTTATAAAAACTCCGGTTAATTCACAAACTCCGTATCCCGATTCCCAAGTAGGTGGTCTGTTTATTCAATTTAAAGATGAAGTTTCTGAGTCAGAAGTAAAAGCCATTCTTCAAAACTATAACATGACTCGGAACTATAGAATGGAATATGATACTAATACTATGGGTGAAGGATATTACATAATGGTGGACAAAGATAATTGGAGTGACATAAGAAGCGAACTTGTAACAGAGATGAAAGAAAATAATAAAAAAGGCTGGACTATATCTACTCCTGCTGACGTTATCAGAAAAGAAGATTATTACGTTCTTCCGGTTTCTGAACAAGCGACCCAGGATGAAAAGTTTCTTGCAATACTTGACAAATATGATATTGGGGTGAAAAAATTTATCTGGTGTGATATTCGTTTTCTCTATAGTGATGGACCCCTGACGTACTGGATTCCGGAAGAAGATGCAATAAGAATAAAAAATGAACTTGAGCAGAATGAAAATATCTTTGCTGTACAGCTAAGTTACATTTATAGTAACTAAAATCTAAATACTTTACAATCTTTGAGATCTTCAGTTGATTTTCGGCTTGAATGAATTACCTTCCTTCTTTCATCTATCCGGCAATTTAGCCATGATTTTTTAATCAGCCAATTTTTAGGAGTTTACATGAACGCAAAACTAGCTGATATGCTATCATGAATATCCGCACTGATAGCTCTTTTTATAGCATTATATAACACATATCTTGGATAGTTAGATAAATCAAAAACATACAGTTTGCAGTATGATACAAATAGCATTACGGAAAAACGGAGATATGTATAAAAAAGGTGAAAATAGCAAACAGACACCTGAGAGAAAACTTAGCCCTATAGTTGTTACAAGTGGTCTTTGAAAATGTTAACGACTAAGAGCTAAAAACCAGAGGATGTGAACCCGATACAATAGAGACAATGCATCAGGTTCATGAGCACATTACATCTGGAAGGAAAAAACGAACTGTAATACTTCCGGCCAAATTCTCTAACTGTCAATGATCAAGTAATAAGCTCATATCAAGTAATAAGCTTATATCAAAATTAGTTCGAAAATCGAATTGTTTGAGAGATTACACAGAAAACTTTTAGAGGATTAGGAAAGAGGAATTTATAGAGTTCGGAAGTAGTTCCCAATTCACCCCGAACTCCATAAGTACGCCCTAAGAGGCATAATTGTCTTAGCTTTGCCCGTATTTATGCTTGCCTGATTCTGCCTCCTGGGGATAAAAGGAGGATAACATGAAATATAGTAAATAAAGGCAGGTGCAACTGCATGAAATAATGCGGATGCCGCATTCACCTTCAAATTTCTTCCGATTCTGAAAAAACAATGTACTATCAAGCGGGAACAAATGAAATAAAGAAAAGAACTCTTTATCCAGATGATATTGCAGGTATCAAAGCTATTTATCCTTAATAGGTGATCGTCATGAAAAATAACACAAAATACGTGATTGCCTTGGTTGGAGTACTTTCGTTGATAA
The genomic region above belongs to Methanosarcina horonobensis HB-1 = JCM 15518 and contains:
- a CDS encoding UPF0228 family protein; its protein translation is MSKINKEIIFFIIFFILVMIAGQFIKTPVNSQTPYPDSQVGGLFIQFKDEVSESEVKAILQNYNMTRNYRMEYDTNTMGEGYYIMVDKDNWSDIRSELVTEMKENNKKGWTISTPADVIRKEDYYVLPVSEQATQDEKFLAILDKYDIGVKKFIWCDIRFLYSDGPLTYWIPEEDAIRIKNELEQNENIFAVQLSYIYSN